DNA from Parageobacillus thermoglucosidasius:
CAGTACGGTTAAGGATGAAGAAAAATGCGAGGGGAAGAAGACCGTGGAAAAGAAAATTATATTTTTTGACATTGATGGAACATTGCTTGATGAAGAAAAAAAGCTTCCTTCTTCGACGGTGAGAGCCGTTCAAGAATTGAAAAAAGCTGGCGTTTATGTTGCAATCGCAACTGGCAGAGCGCCGTTTATGTTTTCTAATTTGCTCCAACAGTTAGGAATTGATTCGTTTGTCAGTTTCAACGGCCAATACGTAGTATTTGAAGGGAACGTCATTTATAAACATCCGCTTCATCGCCAAAGACTGCATGAATTAAAGGAAGCAGCGCACCAACATGGCCATCCGCTCGTTTTTATGAATGTGAATGAAGCGAGAGCGAGCATGGAGGATCATCCATATATTCATACCAGCATGGAAAGTTTAAAATTTTCCCATCCTCCGTTTGATCCGCTTTATTACGAAAATGAAGATATTTACCAAGCGCTTCTGTTTTGCAAGGCGGAAGAAGAGCAAATGTATGTGAAGGCATTTCCGGAATTTCGTTTTGTCCGTTGGCATAACGTGTCAACCGATGTATTGCCAACAGGAGGTTCGAAAGCGGAAGGAATTCAACGGATGATTGAAAAAATCGGCATTGCGAAAGAAAATGTGTACGCGTTTGGCGATGGGTTAAATGATATCGAAATGTTGAAATTTGTTGGAACTGGCGTTGCCATGGGAAACGCGCGGGAAGAAGTCAAAAAAGTGGCTGATTTCGTCACAAAGCCGGTCGGGGAGGAGGGGATATTGTACGGATTAAAACAGCTCGAATTAATTAAATAAAAAAGGGCATATCCCGGTGCAGGGGGTATAGCCCTTCTTTTCA
Protein-coding regions in this window:
- a CDS encoding Cof-type HAD-IIB family hydrolase, which produces MEKKIIFFDIDGTLLDEEKKLPSSTVRAVQELKKAGVYVAIATGRAPFMFSNLLQQLGIDSFVSFNGQYVVFEGNVIYKHPLHRQRLHELKEAAHQHGHPLVFMNVNEARASMEDHPYIHTSMESLKFSHPPFDPLYYENEDIYQALLFCKAEEEQMYVKAFPEFRFVRWHNVSTDVLPTGGSKAEGIQRMIEKIGIAKENVYAFGDGLNDIEMLKFVGTGVAMGNAREEVKKVADFVTKPVGEEGILYGLKQLELIK